One genomic window of Thermococcus indicus includes the following:
- the cobO gene encoding cob(I)yrinic acid a,c-diamide adenosyltransferase produces MTWKDKLGLVHIYTGNGKGKTTAAFGLAVRMLGSGGRVIILQFMKAPDVYGEQKKIAECGAVIESFGLPKFVHGKPEPDDIEAAKKALQRAKEVVSSGEWDLVILDEICVALGFGMLDVEEVKELIGNRAPHTELVLTGRYCPEELFELVDYVTEMREIKHPYQKGILARRGVEF; encoded by the coding sequence ATGACATGGAAAGACAAGCTCGGCCTTGTGCACATCTACACAGGCAACGGGAAGGGAAAGACCACCGCCGCCTTCGGCCTCGCCGTCAGGATGCTCGGCTCCGGCGGGAGGGTGATAATCCTCCAGTTCATGAAGGCCCCGGACGTTTACGGCGAGCAGAAGAAGATAGCCGAGTGCGGTGCAGTTATAGAGTCCTTCGGTTTGCCCAAGTTCGTCCACGGAAAGCCCGAGCCCGACGACATCGAGGCGGCAAAGAAAGCCCTTCAACGGGCCAAGGAGGTAGTCTCGAGCGGGGAGTGGGATCTGGTGATCCTCGACGAAATCTGCGTCGCCCTCGGCTTTGGAATGCTCGATGTCGAGGAAGTCAAAGAGCTCATCGGGAACAGAGCGCCCCACACGGAGCTCGTCCTGACCGGCCGCTACTGTCCAGAGGAGCTGTTTGAATTAGTTGACTACGTCACCGAGATGAGGGAGATAAAGCACCCCTATCAGAAGGGTATCCTCGCCAGGAGGGGTGTTGAGTTTTGA
- a CDS encoding endonuclease NucS domain-containing protein, translated as MADYFLISLSNRENLELCIKYSLAGFTNSINGLWTFFDIDVGDYVSFLYGARVRNLYKVTKKVAYKNAENLPPWPPITFRSKRTYYFPFRLFLKQEREFNEPMVRPEFSYVAENLLLRGGYRKTHFQADTITFYNVSEMGTVFDGEIKYLELNAETFEPKIVFRKENQKIPEKFYFKELILQSLVRRKIQSSVLDDALEFFGVDKSPDEFEVLGEKALPEGYVDIFIKLRHPTGTNKYLLVEVKTGKAQRKDVEQLTGYISEFSNETVGGILIARDFSKSAFNNSKILPVRYYFNDLDKSAEYSYKELLRMLTLEVVI; from the coding sequence ATGGCGGATTACTTCTTAATATCCCTTTCAAACAGGGAAAACTTGGAGCTCTGCATAAAGTATAGCCTTGCAGGGTTCACAAATAGCATAAACGGCCTCTGGACCTTTTTTGATATAGATGTTGGGGATTATGTCTCATTTCTATACGGGGCTCGAGTTAGAAACCTCTACAAGGTTACCAAGAAAGTCGCCTATAAGAACGCCGAGAATCTTCCTCCTTGGCCACCAATAACATTTAGGTCAAAAAGAACGTATTATTTTCCATTCAGACTGTTCCTGAAACAGGAAAGGGAATTTAACGAACCAATGGTCAGACCTGAATTTTCTTACGTAGCTGAGAATCTGCTCTTGAGAGGAGGATATAGAAAGACCCATTTCCAAGCCGACACAATAACGTTTTACAACGTTTCCGAGATGGGAACAGTATTTGATGGCGAAATCAAGTATCTAGAGTTAAATGCCGAAACGTTTGAACCCAAAATTGTTTTTAGGAAAGAAAATCAAAAAATTCCGGAAAAGTTCTACTTTAAAGAACTTATACTCCAGTCTCTCGTGAGAAGAAAAATCCAAAGTTCCGTTCTCGATGATGCTTTGGAATTCTTTGGTGTTGATAAGTCCCCAGATGAGTTTGAAGTACTTGGTGAAAAAGCCCTTCCTGAGGGATACGTCGATATATTCATCAAGCTAAGACACCCAACTGGGACAAATAAGTATCTGCTCGTGGAAGTTAAAACAGGGAAGGCACAAAGAAAAGACGTAGAACAGTTAACAGGATACATAAGCGAATTTAGCAATGAAACTGTTGGGGGAATATTAATCGCCAGAGATTTTTCAAAGTCTGCTTTTAATAATTCCAAGATCCTACCAGTTAGATACTATTTTAATGACCTAGACAAATCGGCAGAGTATAGTTACAAAGAACTGCTGAGAATGCTAACTTTAGAGGTGGTAATATGA
- the taw3 gene encoding tRNA(Phe) 7-((3-amino-3-carboxypropyl)-4-demethylwyosine(37)-N(4))-methyltransferase Taw3 — MKAKREALVSLFTAMREGKVDEDIIDLLLLINSINGVYTTSSCSGRIGIMEEPDLGAKPLARWLIKVHRPMEFEEARGALRNAEKGLIFLKSQPPIFHIVAEDLEGARRLHELGLSSGFKYTTFKVVSKRYLVEINATEYLTAPLGRDGRILVDDEYLSFAVDLGNDMLRRSKGRLPRLEERFRALREELGGDELFYELAERFEVKLR; from the coding sequence ATGAAAGCCAAACGCGAAGCCCTTGTGAGCCTCTTCACAGCTATGAGAGAAGGAAAGGTTGACGAAGATATAATTGACCTCCTGCTGCTCATCAACTCAATTAACGGCGTTTACACGACCTCCTCCTGCTCCGGCAGGATAGGCATAATGGAGGAACCGGACCTCGGGGCCAAGCCCCTCGCGAGGTGGCTGATCAAGGTCCACAGGCCGATGGAGTTCGAGGAGGCAAGGGGGGCCCTGAGAAACGCCGAGAAGGGCCTCATATTCCTCAAGAGCCAGCCGCCCATATTCCACATCGTCGCCGAGGACCTTGAGGGAGCGAGGAGGCTCCACGAGCTCGGCCTGTCGAGCGGCTTCAAGTACACCACCTTCAAGGTCGTCTCGAAGCGCTACCTTGTGGAGATAAACGCCACCGAGTACCTGACGGCACCGCTCGGTAGGGATGGAAGGATACTCGTGGACGATGAGTACCTCAGTTTCGCCGTTGACCTCGGCAACGACATGCTGAGACGGAGCAAGGGCCGGCTGCCCCGGCTTGAGGAGAGATTCAGGGCACTGCGGGAGGAACTCGGCGGGGACGAACTGTTCTACGAGCTGGCGGAACGATTCGAAGTTAAACTGCGGTGA
- a CDS encoding DUF3800 domain-containing protein: MKLFIDESGDLGGMRSGKRYFIVAGVVCDESEARQHIKGTLRDLKSPELKFSRLSYENKRKALSLLSTIDFMAGYAVLSKNDRGLMEWLDKSKKNKLLTAGFMHWVLISGMGFSEAVIDRSHYSREITRLLSRRGITITSEDSMRSSCLQLADAVANVVYLRYQHRNTELFGMLNEKLTFEWFTGERGLRKGIGKFKSGG; this comes from the coding sequence ATGAAGCTTTTCATTGATGAAAGCGGCGACCTAGGAGGTATGCGGAGTGGTAAACGCTATTTTATCGTCGCTGGAGTGGTTTGCGACGAATCCGAGGCAAGACAGCATATAAAAGGGACACTTCGAGATCTCAAATCCCCCGAACTGAAATTCAGCAGACTTTCCTACGAGAACAAGCGGAAAGCGCTTTCCCTGCTGAGTACTATTGATTTCATGGCTGGATATGCCGTTCTTTCTAAAAACGACAGGGGATTAATGGAGTGGCTCGATAAGTCAAAGAAGAACAAGCTCCTGACAGCGGGATTTATGCACTGGGTTTTAATCTCGGGAATGGGCTTCTCGGAGGCCGTTATTGACAGAAGCCACTACTCACGGGAGATCACCAGATTGCTCTCGAGGAGGGGGATAACCATCACCTCCGAAGACTCCATGAGAAGTTCCTGCCTCCAGCTCGCCGATGCCGTTGCGAACGTTGTGTACCTCAGATATCAGCACCGGAACACCGAGCTTTTCGGAATGCTAAATGAAAAACTCACCTTCGAATGGTTTACCGGGGAAAGGGGACTCAGAAAAGGGATAGGAAAATTCAAGTCGGGTGGCTAG
- a CDS encoding lipoate--protein ligase family protein: MRFIPLIVARPEVQMAIDEAIMRARIEGKVPDTVRLYAFSPSSVTIGRFQSVVHDVNLEEARKLGIPVVRRITGGGSVFHDEYGEVTYSVVVGEEYHPMLRNVETSYRYLAGPLVDALKELGLEAGFSGLNDIVANGKKISGSAQTRRKGVILQHGTFMYSTRVEVLGRVLRVSKAKLADKGVSSIWERVTTLEREGINLSRWEAYELLKGSFFSAFELEEGGLTDYELELAERLVEEKYGNPGWNESR, translated from the coding sequence ATGCGCTTCATCCCGCTCATCGTCGCAAGACCCGAGGTTCAGATGGCCATAGACGAGGCGATAATGCGCGCCAGGATCGAGGGGAAGGTTCCCGATACGGTCAGGCTCTACGCGTTCTCGCCTAGCTCCGTGACCATAGGCCGCTTCCAGAGCGTCGTCCACGATGTGAACCTCGAGGAGGCCAGGAAGCTCGGAATCCCCGTCGTCAGGCGTATAACCGGCGGCGGCTCGGTGTTCCACGACGAATACGGTGAGGTAACCTACTCCGTCGTTGTCGGCGAGGAATACCACCCAATGCTCAGGAACGTTGAGACGAGCTACCGCTATCTGGCCGGCCCTCTTGTTGATGCGCTGAAAGAGCTCGGCCTTGAGGCGGGCTTTTCTGGCCTCAACGACATAGTTGCCAACGGGAAAAAAATCAGCGGCTCCGCACAGACGAGGCGGAAAGGTGTCATCCTGCAACACGGCACTTTCATGTACTCCACCCGCGTCGAGGTACTCGGAAGGGTTCTCAGGGTCTCCAAGGCCAAGCTCGCCGACAAGGGTGTTTCGAGCATCTGGGAGCGCGTAACAACTCTGGAGCGCGAGGGCATAAATCTGAGCCGCTGGGAAGCCTACGAGCTGCTCAAGGGGAGCTTCTTCAGTGCCTTTGAGCTCGAGGAGGGTGGGCTCACCGACTATGAGCTCGAGCTCGCCGAGAGGCTGGTGGAGGAGAAATATGGAAATCCTGGGTGGAACGAGAGCCGGTGA
- a CDS encoding signal peptidase I translates to MEDGWKKDLAWVLIAVIVVFIFQFGLKVALHTDSPLVIVVSGSMEPVFYRGDVVLLEGISEENIDDVQVNDVIVYKRPGYEYPIIHRVRGISEVNLGGKTEKCFLTWGDNNWAPDPEYPTPYGMVPCVPAYAVEDKALLVLPKIGLIPLEIRENLGLG, encoded by the coding sequence ATGGAAGACGGGTGGAAGAAAGATCTAGCATGGGTGCTGATAGCGGTCATAGTTGTCTTCATCTTCCAGTTTGGCCTTAAGGTTGCGCTCCATACCGACTCCCCCCTCGTCATAGTAGTCAGCGGCTCGATGGAGCCGGTTTTCTACCGCGGGGACGTCGTCCTGCTGGAGGGCATAAGCGAGGAGAACATCGATGATGTCCAGGTCAATGACGTCATCGTTTACAAGCGTCCCGGCTACGAGTACCCCATCATCCACCGCGTCAGGGGGATAAGCGAGGTGAACCTCGGCGGCAAGACCGAGAAATGCTTCCTCACGTGGGGCGACAACAACTGGGCCCCCGACCCCGAATACCCGACCCCCTACGGTATGGTGCCGTGCGTTCCCGCTTATGCCGTCGAGGACAAGGCCCTGCTGGTGCTCCCGAAGATAGGCCTCATCCCCCTTGAAATCCGGGAGAACCTGGGCCTGGGATGA
- a CDS encoding DUF531 domain-containing protein — translation MLTIALYNTYDPRRLHEAHLRAIARAGPIAYAYGFHLALVGFPFEGRPIDVAGEISGHTTIGEGGRYLMELAEGNRFHLLDFPRKGFPPQFGTPVATTRKPSAEKEITPIELAERALRGESFLLLVGLGRHGLPKEIFKTARYHMDITGKRVSLETCTAIGAIPARISTLMEALRWKTGGRKI, via the coding sequence ATGCTGACGATAGCCCTGTACAACACCTACGACCCCAGGAGGCTCCATGAGGCACACCTGCGCGCCATAGCCCGAGCGGGACCCATAGCGTATGCCTACGGCTTCCACCTGGCCTTGGTGGGCTTTCCCTTCGAGGGCAGACCGATCGATGTGGCGGGGGAGATAAGCGGCCACACCACGATAGGCGAGGGCGGCAGGTACCTCATGGAACTGGCGGAGGGGAACCGCTTCCACCTCCTGGATTTTCCCCGGAAAGGCTTCCCGCCGCAGTTCGGGACACCCGTAGCCACCACCAGGAAGCCCAGTGCTGAGAAGGAGATAACACCCATTGAGCTCGCCGAACGCGCCCTCCGCGGGGAGAGCTTTCTCCTCCTGGTGGGCCTCGGACGGCACGGCCTCCCCAAGGAAATCTTTAAGACCGCCCGCTACCACATGGACATAACTGGAAAAAGGGTGAGCCTCGAAACGTGCACCGCCATCGGTGCCATTCCCGCGAGGATAAGCACCCTCATGGAGGCTCTGAGATGGAAGACGGGTGGAAGAAAGATCTAG